The genomic stretch GCAGGGGACGGCCGGTGGAGGTCCGGGTGGAGTACGCGGGCGTGGCGCGGGCGCGGCTGTGCGTGAGGGACCACGGCGTGGGCATTGCCCCGGAGGCGCAGCGGCGCATCTTCGAGCGCTTCGAAAGAGAGCCCTCCGGCGGCCAGCATGCGGGCTTCGGGCTGGGGCTCTACATCGTCCGGCAGCTGGTGGAGGCGCACGGCGGCACCATCCGCGTGGAGAGCGCCCCCAGCGAGGGCGCCACCTTCATCGTGGAGCTGCCGCTGATGCTGCTGGGTTCGGAGCTGCGCGAGCCACCCGATATATCCCTGCACTCATGAGCCCGCCCGTCACGCGTGCAGCGGCGGCTGGGTATCCACGAAGGTCCGCAGGGGCGACAGCGTCGGCGCCTTCTCCTGCTCCTCCAGCAGCTCGAACTCCAGCGAGTCATGCGCGCAGAACACCGTGACGACCCGTCCGTGCCGCTGCACCAGCTCGCGCAGCCGGCGCATGTTGTGCCAGCGCAGATAGCCGTCCTTCTGCATCAGCTTCTGGTAGGCGCGCAGCCCTGGCGTGCACCGGTACCGGTCAGGGGCCATCTCCCCGTGGTAGAAGTACGCGTCTCCGGCGTGCAGCAGCCAGCCGCTGCCATTCTGGATGGCCACGCCCGCGTGGCCCAGGGTGTGGCCCGGCAGTGGCACCAGCAGGATTTCCGGCGGCAGGCCTGTCAAATCCCGCACGCACTCGAAGCCGAACCAGCGCTCACCGTCTCCACCGGAGGGGTACGTCACCCACTGCGTCTCGTGCATCCACTGCAACGGCCGGTAGCGGCGCCGGTCCAACGGCGTCGCCTGGGCCACGGCGCCCTGGTACTCGTCCGACAGCAGGTGGACCCGGGCGTGTGGGAAGTCGTCCAGGCCGCCGGCATGGTCGAAGTCCAGGTGGGTGAGGACGATGTCGCGCACGTCCCTGGCCTGGAAGCCCATGCGCTCAATCTGCCGGATGGCCGTGGAGCCCTCGTTGAGCTGGGGCCGCATCAGCAGGTCGAGGAACAGGGGCGACAGCCGGGGGCGCCGGTGCTTCACGTCCTCCAGGCCGAAGCCGGTGTCCACCAGGATGAGTCCCTGCCGGCCTTCCACCAGGAGGCAGTGACACGTCAGTGCCGCGGGCCCCTTGAAGCCCTTTCGTCCGTCCACCAGCCGGCCGCCCGGTGGGCACATGGTGGTGCAGTTCAGGTGGTGGATGCGCATCGCTTCCGCTCCTCGGCAGGGAGCCGCTCGGGCGGCCCGGGTCCGGAGCTAAAGGTGCGCCGCGCGGCGCCACGGAGGAATCCGCGCGAGCGGGGTGGCAGAAGGCTCGCCCGCCCGGCGGGGTGCCTGGACGTCCGCCTCAGAGCTGCTGCAGGTGCTCGGCCGTCCGCTCCTCGCGGACGTTGCCGGTGTTGAGCGTGGTGGCGGGCTCGAAGAGCAGGACGTGGACCTCCTCCTCCGCCACGGGACGGTGCTCCACGCCGCGAGGAATGATGATGAACTCGCCTGGGCCCACGTTCACCGTGCGCTCGCGCAACTCCATGCGCAGCTGGCCGTGGAGCACGAGGAACAGCTCGTCCTCGGCGTCGTGATGGTGCCAGACAAAGGGGCCGTGGAGCCGGGCCAGCCGGACGTGTTGGCCGTTCAGCTCGCCCACCACCTTCGGGGACCAGTGCTCGGAGAAGAGGGCCAGCTTCTGCGCGAGGTTGACCTTGTCCACCTCGGGGGCTGGTGCGTCCAGGGTGCCAGTGCCTTCCAAGGCACGGGCAGTGTCGGCGCGGCGGCGGGAGTCCCAGCGCGGACGACGTCCGGCGAGGACCGTGGGGCTGCGATGAGGCGCGCTCATGCGGGTGTCATCTCCTTCCGCGGCGCCGCTGCATTGGCTTGCGCCATGAGTTCGTCGTCGGAGTGTCTGTCTTCTGCGGAGGATAATCCCGCCTGTCAGCGCGCGGGAGTGGCCGCGAGGTCGACTACCCGACGGATGACGTGAAACATCGCGCCCGCGTGTCACGAAGGCGTCTGTCTCGAGCTCAGTCCGGGAAGAACATCGGGTCGCGCGTGGTGACGAACGAGGAGATGGCGCTGGCCACTTCCGCCGGCAGCCCGGTGAATTGCACACCCACGCCTGGCATCAGCTCCGGCGTGCGGGAATTGGCCTCGCGCACCCAGCGCACCACGCCCGCCACCTTCATGGGACGGCCGCCCGGCAGCGTGAAGTCCAGCTCCACCTGCGTGCCGCGCGGCACCGCGTCCACGGTGGCGATGAAGACGCCGCCCTCGCTGATGTCCAGTGAGAAACCCGTGAAGAAGTTGGAGTCGCTGCGCATGTCGATGGACGTGTGCATCCGCACCCGTCCGTTGCGCCGCGCGTCGTTCTCCGGCGCCGCGGCGGGCCGTGCCGCGGCTGCTGGAAGGGGCGCGTGCCCCTGGGCCCTCGCCGCGGCGGCCGCCCGCGCCAGCTCGGCCTGGCGGGCCTTGGCCGCTTCGTGCTGTGCCCGCGACGCGGCTTCCTGGCGGGCCTTGGCCGCCTCGGCCTGACGCTTGAGCACCGCTTCCGCCTCGGTCACCGCGCGGGCCACCTGCGCCGCCTGCTCCTGGTGCGCCCGCAGCAGCGACTGCATCTCCGAACCCGCCTGCCGCCGGGCCTGGAGCGCCGCCTGCCGGGCCTGGAGCGCCCGGGCGCGCGGCGCCTCCACGTCCAGCGCGGGCGCAGCGGCAAGCTGCAACCGGGAGGCCTGTTCCCCCAGCATGGGGTCGGCGCCGGGGGCCTGGTGGGCCCGCGTCAGCGCCTGCCGCGTCTGCTCCAGCCGGGTGGCCAGCGTGGACGCCTCCGCCGTGGTCTGGGCGAGTTGTTCATGGAGCCGGGCCTCCAGCGTGGACAGCTCGCTCTCGGCGCGAGCCAGCTCCGCTTCACGGGAAGCAGCCGGGGGCATGCGGGCAGCAGGGGACGGCGAGCTCATGGGCGAAAGACTCCAGGGGCGCCCACTGTAGCGTCCCCCGGACGGCCCCACGAGCCCTACGCGCCGAGCCGGAAATGACCCGGGGCCGCCCGCCTCCCGGGGATTGGCGGCGGGCAGGCGGCCGTGCGCCGCCCGGGCCGCCTCAGTCCGCGCCCTTGATGCAGGCCACCGGCTTGAGCCGGTAGGCCACCCGGGCCAGCCCCGCCATCTCCACCGTCTCCAGGACGTCGTCCAGGTTCTTGTAGCAAGGGCCGGACTCGTCCAGCGGCGTCTGGCGGGTATTGAGGAGGATGCCCGCCTCGGCCATGCGCTTGTCGGTGGCGTCCTGCTTCAGCACGCGCCTCGCCTCGCCGCGCGACATGCGGCGGCCGGAGCCGTGGTTCACCGAATAGATGGACTTCTGTGCGCCCGGCTCGGCGAAGAGGATGGCGCTGCCCGTCTCCATGGAGCCCGGGATGAGGATGGGGTGGCCCGTGTTCTCCCAGGGCGTGCCCTTCAGCGCGGGGTGTCCTCCGGGGAACGCGCGCGTGGCGCCCTTTCGGGCGACGAACTTCCCCGCCTCCTTCTGGATGAGGTTGTGGGAGATTTCGTAATACACGCTGGCCGTGCCGCCGAAGACGTCCTCCAGCGCCGCGCACACCGCCTCACCGATGATGAGCCGGTTGGCCACCGCGAAGTTGGCCGCCATGTTGTGGAGGTTCCAGTAGTCGCGGCCCAGCGGGCTCTCCGCGTCCAGCCAGACATGGTCCTCGCTGCGGCTCTTGAGGCCCAGCTGCGCGGCGCCCTCCACGAAGAAGTGCTTGGCGATGTTCCACCCGAAGCCGCGGCTACCGGTGTGCAGCATCACCCACACGCGGCCGTCCTGGTCCACCTGCATCTCGGTGAAGTGGTTGCCGCCGCCCAGGCTGCCCAACTGCTCACGCTTGCCGAAGGCGCGCTCGGGGATGTCCACCCGGTCGTCCTCGACGGGGATGTAGTCGCGCTCGGTGACGGATGAACCCCGGCCCAGGGCCTTGGCACCGTGGCGCACCACGTCCGCGAAGGTGCGGTCCGTCACCCTGCGCTGCTTCTGCACGCGGCTGGCGCCCACGCCCACGGCGATGCGCTTCGTCACCTCTTCAATCCAGCGGCGGCGCTTCGTGGCGTCGGCGACGTCCTCGGCGGTGAGCGTCGTCTGCAACTGCACCATGCCGCAGCCGATGTCGTAGCCGGCGGCGGTGGGCAGGAGGATGCCGTCCGTTTCCACCACCGTGCCAATGGGTACGCCGTAGCCCAGGTGACAGTCGGGTGTGACAGCCACGCGGGTGACCCCGGGGAAGGATGCCGCATTCACCACCTGGTCAAAGACAGAGTCCTCCAGTCCAGGTTGCTCGGGGCCCTCCCCCCACAGCAACTTGTCGGACAGGAACAGGTCCGCATCGACCTTCATGCTCTTGGTCTTCGCCAGGACGTAATGGCCCTCTGAGACCTTCTCCAGCCGCTGCTTCCAACTCATGACCCGAATCCCCCAGATGGGATGAACACGCGGCAGCGACGGGAGCGTCCAGGGAAGCTGACGCCAGGAGCCGAAACCCGAAAACAGGAGCAGAGGATGCTGGGGGCACAGGCGGGAAGGCGAGCGAATTCGGAGCCGCGCGCGGCCGCGGCCGGGACGTGCCCGGCCGGGCGAAAGTCAGCCCGAGAGCGGACGGCGAGGCTCCGATCGCCCCGGGACTTGTCACGTCCGGATTCCATTCCCATCCATTCCGCAGCATCCAGGTAGGGGGTGGGCGATGGGTTTCCTTGGTGGGATTTTCCTGGCGGTGGCGTTGCAGACGGGACCCGTGGAGAAGGAGCAGGCACAGACGTCGGTGGAGGTGGCAGCCCCGGTGTTCAATCCCTCCGCGTGCGCGAAGAAACGGGTGGACCCCTGCGGGTGTCACCATGTGTATGGCATCCGGCACTGCCACCCGAATCGGAAGGGTGACCACTGCGAGGCACCGGTGAAGGCGGAGGTCGAGGCCCCGCGCAAGAGCCAGGACGCCTCGAAGAAGGCGGACACGCAGGCCCGGACGCGCGAGCCCGAGAAGAAGCAGCTCGACCCGAGCAAGTCCGTGTCCATGTAGGACCCAGGCGCGCGGGCTATTCGCGGAGGAACGCGGAGACCTCGCGCGCCAGCAATTCAGGCGCGGTGACGTGGGCCACGTGGCCCTGTCCGGGCAGGATGCCCAGGCGGGCGTGGCTCAGCGTCCGCGCGAGCGCACGGCAGGGCTGGGCCAGGAGCACCTCCGGGCTGCGCGCTCCCAACAGGCCCAGGGGAAGCCCTTCCAGCGCGCGCAGCTCCCGGGCGAAGCGGGGCGTCATCTTCCACCCGCCGCGACCACCGCGGCGTCTGACGGAAGGCCTCCAGTCATGGTGGAGCGGGGTGCCTTGTGGCTGGTGTGGCCGCCCGCGCGCCCCACGCCGCCCAAGGTAATGGCCTTTGGCGACTTCCTGGCGCAGTGGCTCGCCGAACTGTCGTGAAGGCCGGGTGGAAACGGGGGGAGGGAACGGGGTAACTAGGCGGGTGAGCCGTGCCGCTCCAGGCACGCGCGGTGCCGAGGTGCGCATGCGAACGCAGCAGAGCCGCTCGCTCGTCTTCCTCCAGCAGCTCGGCCCCGGGGCACGTGAGGGCTACGAGGCCCTGCCCGGGCTGGAGGACACGCTGGTCGCGCTCTACGCGGCGGCGCGGCAGGCCTGGCCGGGCGTGACGCTGGCGGAGGAAGACTTCCTGCGCCACCTTGCTTCGTGCCTGCCACGGGACGAGGAGCCCTCACGGGTGCTGGCCACCGTGCATGCCGCGGACCTCTATCTGGCGTGCGCCTGTGTGCGGGGGAGCGCCGCGGCGCATGTCGCGCTGGAGCGCCACGTTCTTCCCAAGGCGGCGGCGTCCTTGGCTCGGATGCGGGACACGGGGGTGGACCCCTCCGAGGTGGTTCAACACCTGCGCGAGCGGCTGCTCGTCCCGGAAGGTGACCGGCCCGCGCGCATGGCGGAATACCAGGGCAGTGGTCCGCTCGCGGCCTGGTTGCGGGCGGCAGCGGTGCGCACCGCCCTCAACCTCCAGCGCTCGGAGCGCCGGAGGGCCCACGCCGAAGAGGAGGCGGAGGCGCTCCCGCTGCCAACCCAGGCGGGCATGGCGGACGTCGAGCTGGACTACCTGCGCAAGAACCACCGCGAGCATTTCCAGGCGGCGCTCTCCGAGGCACTGAATGCCCTGCCCACGCGGGAGCGCACCGTGCTGCGCTTGCACGTGGTGGAGGGGCTGAGCCTGGAGCGCATCGGCACCATGTACCAGACGCACAAGTCCACCGTGTCGCGCTGGGTGGCCCGCGCCCGGGAAGCGGCGCTGGAGGGCACACGTCAGCGGCTGGCGGAGCGGCTCCGGCTCACCTCCGGCGAACTGCACAGCCTGATGCAGGTGGTACAGGGAGAGCTGGACCTGAGCCTGTCGTCCTTGCTGAGCCTGCCTGGGGCTTCCTGAGGGTCCGCAGACTTTTTTCGCGGCCGCGTGCAACGCTCCGGCATGGCCGGTGTCATCCGGGTGAAGGTGGAACACCCCCCTCTTGGAGGACACACCATGCATCACCCAATTGGCCTTGCCCTGGTTGCGCTGGCGTTGGTGGGAGCGCCTGCGCTGGCGGAGGAGTCGAAGCCGGCCCCGTCTTCTGGGGCCTCGGCCACCACCGAGGAAACGGTGGTCGTGAAGAAGGGCAGCCATCGCGAGCTTCAAATTCCGGGAATGGTCCGCATCGCGATTGACGAACCGGAGATTGCGGACATCAAGGCGCTCGGCAAAGGGGTGCTGCGCATCACCGGTAAGCAAGCCGGTGAGACAGCGCTGCTCGTGTGGGCGGGGCCCGAGAACAAGCGCAGCAGCTACCGCATCGTCGTCACTGATTGATGCAGGGCATTGGTGGCCATGGTGCCGCCATGTGACATGAATGGAATCCGCGCTCCTCCGCGCAGGGATGAGGGGCGTGGGCGCCGCTGGACCAGGGCTTCGCGCCGTCGGAAGCGGCCGGGGACAAGGTGCATGCGAGAGCGGTGCATCACCTGCCGCCGCACGAAGGCGCGTCGCAGTTGGAGGTGGTTCAGCGGATGCGGTGGGGGCCACCGCCCCACTTGTCCGAGCTGACGTGTCCGCCGTGAGCCCTGGATGCGCGTGGTCACCTCCCGAAGGCGGATTGCCACCACCTCGAGGCTTGGAGGGCTCATCTAGAGAGAGCGCCTTCCAGAGGACCTCCGCGGCAGTCTCGACGTCTTCTTCACTCACCACCTCGCCCCGGCCCGCGCGGCGCACGAGCTCCGACAGCACGCCCCACACCATGCACTCATGGAGCCAGGTGCGGCCCTTGGGAAACACCTTCTCGCGCTCGCCATGCTCGAGGACCTCCAGCACCTGCGCGCGCGTCCGTCCGTCATGCTCGCCCGGT from Myxococcus xanthus encodes the following:
- a CDS encoding pilus assembly protein N-terminal domain-containing protein translates to MHHPIGLALVALALVGAPALAEESKPAPSSGASATTEETVVVKKGSHRELQIPGMVRIAIDEPEIADIKALGKGVLRITGKQAGETALLVWAGPENKRSSYRIVVTD
- a CDS encoding TIGR02266 family protein, whose translation is MSSPSPAARMPPAASREAELARAESELSTLEARLHEQLAQTTAEASTLATRLEQTRQALTRAHQAPGADPMLGEQASRLQLAAAPALDVEAPRARALQARQAALQARRQAGSEMQSLLRAHQEQAAQVARAVTEAEAVLKRQAEAAKARQEAASRAQHEAAKARQAELARAAAAARAQGHAPLPAAAARPAAAPENDARRNGRVRMHTSIDMRSDSNFFTGFSLDISEGGVFIATVDAVPRGTQVELDFTLPGGRPMKVAGVVRWVREANSRTPELMPGVGVQFTGLPAEVASAISSFVTTRDPMFFPD
- a CDS encoding alpha/beta fold hydrolase → MTPRFARELRALEGLPLGLLGARSPEVLLAQPCRALARTLSHARLGILPGQGHVAHVTAPELLAREVSAFLRE
- a CDS encoding sigma-70 family RNA polymerase sigma factor, with protein sequence MRTQQSRSLVFLQQLGPGAREGYEALPGLEDTLVALYAAARQAWPGVTLAEEDFLRHLASCLPRDEEPSRVLATVHAADLYLACACVRGSAAAHVALERHVLPKAAASLARMRDTGVDPSEVVQHLRERLLVPEGDRPARMAEYQGSGPLAAWLRAAAVRTALNLQRSERRRAHAEEEAEALPLPTQAGMADVELDYLRKNHREHFQAALSEALNALPTRERTVLRLHVVEGLSLERIGTMYQTHKSTVSRWVARAREAALEGTRQRLAERLRLTSGELHSLMQVVQGELDLSLSSLLSLPGAS
- a CDS encoding MBL fold metallo-hydrolase produces the protein MRIHHLNCTTMCPPGGRLVDGRKGFKGPAALTCHCLLVEGRQGLILVDTGFGLEDVKHRRPRLSPLFLDLLMRPQLNEGSTAIRQIERMGFQARDVRDIVLTHLDFDHAGGLDDFPHARVHLLSDEYQGAVAQATPLDRRRYRPLQWMHETQWVTYPSGGDGERWFGFECVRDLTGLPPEILLVPLPGHTLGHAGVAIQNGSGWLLHAGDAYFYHGEMAPDRYRCTPGLRAYQKLMQKDGYLRWHNMRRLRELVQRHGRVVTVFCAHDSLEFELLEEQEKAPTLSPLRTFVDTQPPLHA
- a CDS encoding cupin domain-containing protein, which encodes MSAPHRSPTVLAGRRPRWDSRRRADTARALEGTGTLDAPAPEVDKVNLAQKLALFSEHWSPKVVGELNGQHVRLARLHGPFVWHHHDAEDELFLVLHGQLRMELRERTVNVGPGEFIIIPRGVEHRPVAEEEVHVLLFEPATTLNTGNVREERTAEHLQQL
- a CDS encoding RtcB family protein; translation: MSWKQRLEKVSEGHYVLAKTKSMKVDADLFLSDKLLWGEGPEQPGLEDSVFDQVVNAASFPGVTRVAVTPDCHLGYGVPIGTVVETDGILLPTAAGYDIGCGMVQLQTTLTAEDVADATKRRRWIEEVTKRIAVGVGASRVQKQRRVTDRTFADVVRHGAKALGRGSSVTERDYIPVEDDRVDIPERAFGKREQLGSLGGGNHFTEMQVDQDGRVWVMLHTGSRGFGWNIAKHFFVEGAAQLGLKSRSEDHVWLDAESPLGRDYWNLHNMAANFAVANRLIIGEAVCAALEDVFGGTASVYYEISHNLIQKEAGKFVARKGATRAFPGGHPALKGTPWENTGHPILIPGSMETGSAILFAEPGAQKSIYSVNHGSGRRMSRGEARRVLKQDATDKRMAEAGILLNTRQTPLDESGPCYKNLDDVLETVEMAGLARVAYRLKPVACIKGAD